A portion of the Phyllopteryx taeniolatus isolate TA_2022b chromosome 15, UOR_Ptae_1.2, whole genome shotgun sequence genome contains these proteins:
- the gnaz gene encoding guanine nucleotide-binding protein G(z) subunit alpha encodes MGCRQSSEEKEAARRSRRIDRHLRSESQRQRREIKLLLLGTSNSGKSTIVKQMKIIHSGGFNLEACKEYKPLILYNAIDSLTRIIRALTTLKIDFHNPDRAYDAVQLFALTGPAESKGEITPELLGVMKRLWADSGVQECFQRSNEYHLEDNTAYYLNDLDRISAPEYIPTVEDILRSRDMTTGIVENKFTFKELTFKMVDVGGQRSERKKWIHCFEGVTAIIFCVELSGYDLKLYEDNQTSRMAESLRLFDSICNNNWFTNTSLILFLNKKDLLAEKIKRIPLTVCFPDYKGQNTYEEAAVYVQRQFEDLNRNKETKEIYSHFTCATDTSNIQFVFDAVTDVIIQNNLKYIGLC; translated from the exons ATGGGATGCCGTCAGAGCTCGGAGGAGAAGGAAGCAGCTCGGCGCTCGCGGCGAATCGATCGCCACTTGCGCTCAGAGAGTCAGCGGCAGAGGCGTGAGATCAAGTTATTGCTGCTGGGCACCAGCAACTCTGGCAAAAGTACCATCGTCAAGCAGATGAAGATCATTCACAGCGGCGGCTTTAACCTTGAGGCCTGCAAGGAGTACAAGCCCCTTATCCTATACAATGCCATCGACTCGCTCACACGCATCATCCGTGCTCTGACCACCCTTAAGATTGACTTTCACAATCCTGATCGCGCCTATGATGCCGTGCAGCTCTTTGCCCTCACGGGGCCGGCTGAAAGCAAGGGAGAGATCACTCCAGAGTTGCTGGGGGTCATGAAACGCCTCTGGGCTGACTCGGGAGTCCAAGAGTGCTTTCAGCGATCCAATGAGTACCACTTAGAGGACAACACTGCTTACTACCTAAATGACCTGGACCGCATTTCTGCGCCCGAGTATATCCCTACAGTGGAGGACATCCTGCGATCCCGAGACATGACCACTGGCATTGTAGAAAACAAGTTCACCTTCAAGGAGCTCACCTTCAAGATGGTAGATGTAGGTGGACAGCGATCTGAGAGAAAGAAGTGGATCCACTGTTTTGAGGGCGTGACGGCAATCATTTTCTGTGTCGAACTGAGTGGCTATGACCTTAAACTCTACGAGGACAACCAGACG AGTCGAATGGCTGAGAGCTTGCGCCTCTTTGACTCGATCTGCAACAACAACTGGTTCACCAACACTTCACTCATCCTCTTCCTTAACAAGAAGGACCTTTTGGCTGAGAAGATCAAACGCATTCCTCTGACAGTGTGCTTCCCTGACTACAAGGGCCAGAACACCTATGAGGAAGCGGCCGTCTATGTGCAGCGACAGTTCGAGGACCTCAACCGTAACAAGGAAACCAAGGAGATTTACTCACACTTCACCTGTGCTACCGACACCAGCAACATCCAGTTTGTGTTCGACGCCGTCACGGACGTGATCATCCAGAACAATCTCAAGTATATTGGGTTGTGCTAG